In one window of Pseudochaenichthys georgianus chromosome 5, fPseGeo1.2, whole genome shotgun sequence DNA:
- the LOC117446466 gene encoding transketolase-like: MEDYHKPDQQTVQALRNIANRLRINSIKATTAAGSGHPTSCCSVAEILSVLYFHTMKYRPEDPRNYNSDRFIMSKGHAAPALYSMWVETGFLKESELLSLCQVDSSLEGHPNPKQQIVDVATGSLGQGLGVACGMAYTGKYFDKSSYRVFCLLGDGEMSEGAVWEAMSFASHYQLDNLVAIMDINRLGQCDAAPLQHHVEKYQKRCEAFGWNAIVVDGHSVEELCKALSQPRHQPTAIIAKTIKGKGIPAAEDKLGWHAKTLPKDMAEMVTKDLQSRIMNSSKHLYPPSPVEDSPPVSLRNIRMPSAPSYKTGEKIATRKAYGMALAKIGRYNERVVVLDGDTNNLTCSDIFKNEHPNRFVECYIAQQNMVSVAMGCAARERNVVFASTLAAFFTRAYDQLRMAAISECDINLCGSHCGLSTGEEGPALMALEDVAMFRALPTATIFYPCDGVSTEKAVELAAMTKGVCYIRTSRQDSAIIYNSNEDFHVGEAKVVYQGKDDQVTVVAAGVTLHEALAAAEHLKKERISVRVIDPFTIKPLDVKTIIDNTRATKGRILTVEDHYYEGGLGEAVSSALVNEPGLNQIRLAVSHVPRSGKPHELLKIYGIDRDSIAQSIRKMLSSSTNAK; encoded by the exons ATGGAGGATTACCACAAACCAGACCAGCAGACGGTGCAGGCGCTGAGGAACATCGCCAACCGCCTCCGGATCAACTCCATCAAGGCAACGACTGCAGCAGGCAGCGG ACACCCCACatcatgctgcagcgtggcagAGATCCTGTCTGTGCTTTACTTTCACACCATGAAGTACCGCCCTGAAGACCCGAGGAACTATAACAGTGACCGCTTCATCATGTCCAAG GGTCACGCTGCTCCGGCCCTGTACTCCATGTGGGTTGAAACAGGTTTCCTCAAGGAGAGCGAGCTGCTCAGTTTGTGCCAGGTTGACTCTTCCCTGGAGGGCCACCCAAACCCT AAGCAGCAAATTGTGGATGTAGCCACTGGCTCTCTGGGACAGGGTCTTGGTGTGGCTTGTGGAATGGCTTACACTGGGAAATACTTTGACAAATCTAG CTATCGTGTGTTCTGCCTGCTGGGGGATGGTGAGATGTCGGAGGGTGCTGTGTGGGAGGCCATGTCGTTCGCCTCCCACTACCAGCTTGACAACCTGGTGGCTATCATGGACATCAACCGTCTGGGCCAATGTGACGCTGCACCCCTGCAGCACCACGTAGAGAAATACCAGAAGCGCTGTGAAGCTTTCGG ctGGAATGCCATTGTTGTGGATGGACACAGTGTGGAGGAGCTTTGCAAGGCTCTTAGCCAACCACGTCATCAGCCAACTGCCATCATTGCTAAAACCATCAAGGGCAAAGGCATTCCAG CTGCCGAGGATAAGCTGGGATGGCATGCAAAAACTCTGCCCAAAGACATGGCCGAGATGGTTACGAAGGATCTGCAGAGTCGCATCATGAACAGCAGCAAGCACCTGTACCCTCCTTCCCCCGTAGAGGACTCCCCCCCCGTCAGCCTGAGGAACATCAGGATGCCGAGCGCACCCAGCTACAAGACTGGCGAAAAG ATAGCCACACGCAAGGCATATGGGATGGCTTTGGCAAAGATAGGCCGCTACAATGAACGTGTTGTGGTCCTTGATGGAGACACCAACAACCTCACCTGCTCAGACATCTTTAAGAATGAGCACCCTAACCGCTTTGTGGAGTGCTACATTGCTCAGCAGAACATG GTGAGTGTTGCCATGGGATGTGCTGCCCGTGAGAGGAACGTGGTGTTTGCTAGCACTCTTGCTGCCTTTTTCACCCGGGCCTATGACCAGCTCCGGATGGCAGCCATCTCTGAATGCGACATCAACCTGTGTGGCTCCCACTGCGGCCTGTCCACTG GAGAGGAAGGCCCCGCTCTGATGGCTCTTGAGGACGTGGCTATGTTCAGGGCTCTTCCCACAGCCACCATATTCTATCCCTGTGACGGTGTGTCTACAGAGAAGGCTGTGGAACTGGCTGCAATGACAAAG GGTGTTTGCTACATCCGAACCAGCCGCCAAGACAGTGCCATCATCTATAACAGCAATGAGGACTTCCATGTTGGAGAGGCTAAG GTGGTGTACCAGGGCAAAGATGACCAGGTGACCGTGGTTGCAGCTGGAGTGACTTTGCATGAGGCCCTGGCTGCAGCTGAACACTTAAAGAAAG AGAGGATCTCCGTCAGGGTCATTGACCCCTTCACAATCAAACCACTGGATGTCAAAACCATCATCGATAATACACGTGCCACCAAGGGACGAATCCTCACCGTGGAAGACCATTACTATGAAG GTGGCCTCGGGGAGGCAGTGTCCTCAGCATTGGTCAATGAGCCTGGCCTTAATCAGATCCGCCTGGCAGTGTCCCATGTCCCCCGCAGTGGCAAACCACACGAGCTGCTCAAGATCTATGGCATCGACCGGGACTCCATCGCCCAGTCCATCCGCAAGATGCTCAGCAGCTCCACCAACGCCAAGTAA